Proteins from a genomic interval of Bacillus sp. SM2101:
- the radA gene encoding DNA repair protein RadA, which produces MAKRKTKFSCQTCGYESAKWMGKCPGCNAWNTMVEEIEQTKSARKGSFYVAPTSTSTKPTAITKIETTNEPRMYTDFMEFNRVLGGGIVKGSLVLIGGDPGIGKSTLLLQVSSKLAHSEHKVLYISGEESIKQTKLRADRLEVNGENVFVLAETDLEYISKAIEEMEPSFVVIDSIQTIFHPEVTSAPGSVSQVRECTAELMKIAKTKGIATFIVGHVTKEGSIAGPRLLEHMVDTVLYFEGERHHTYRILRAVKNRFGSTNEIGIFEMKELGLTEVQNPSEIFLEERSKGAAGSTVVASMEGTRPVLVEIQALISPTSFGNPRRMATGIDHNRVSLLMAVLEKRVGLLLQNQDAYLKVAGGVKLDEPAIDLAVAVSIASSFRDELSNPTDVVIGEVGLTGEVRRVSRIEQRVQEAAKLGFKRVILPDKNLGGWTVPAGIEVIGVSSVNETLQHALGG; this is translated from the coding sequence ATGGCTAAAAGAAAAACAAAGTTTAGTTGTCAAACTTGTGGGTATGAATCAGCAAAATGGATGGGAAAGTGTCCTGGGTGTAATGCGTGGAATACAATGGTAGAAGAAATTGAACAGACAAAATCTGCTCGGAAGGGATCGTTTTATGTAGCACCTACTTCCACCAGTACAAAACCTACAGCTATAACAAAAATAGAAACGACGAACGAGCCAAGAATGTATACGGATTTTATGGAATTTAATCGGGTGTTAGGTGGAGGTATTGTTAAAGGATCGCTTGTATTAATAGGTGGGGATCCTGGTATTGGAAAGTCAACATTGTTATTGCAAGTATCATCAAAATTAGCCCATTCTGAACATAAAGTATTATATATATCTGGAGAAGAATCAATAAAACAAACGAAGCTACGTGCAGATCGACTAGAGGTTAATGGAGAGAATGTATTCGTGTTAGCTGAAACTGACTTAGAATATATATCAAAAGCAATTGAAGAGATGGAGCCATCATTTGTTGTTATTGATTCAATACAAACTATTTTTCACCCTGAGGTTACATCAGCTCCAGGCAGTGTCTCGCAAGTAAGAGAATGTACCGCTGAGCTTATGAAAATTGCAAAAACGAAAGGAATCGCCACTTTTATTGTTGGTCATGTTACGAAAGAAGGCTCAATTGCTGGGCCACGGTTACTTGAACATATGGTGGATACAGTTCTTTATTTTGAAGGAGAACGTCATCATACGTATAGGATATTAAGAGCTGTTAAAAACCGCTTTGGATCAACAAATGAAATAGGAATCTTTGAAATGAAGGAACTAGGTCTAACTGAAGTTCAAAACCCATCTGAAATTTTTCTAGAGGAGCGTTCAAAAGGAGCAGCTGGATCTACAGTAGTAGCCTCTATGGAAGGAACAAGGCCCGTTCTCGTCGAAATACAAGCACTCATTTCACCAACAAGTTTTGGTAATCCACGAAGAATGGCAACGGGAATCGATCATAATAGAGTATCACTGCTTATGGCTGTATTAGAAAAGAGAGTGGGGCTACTGCTGCAAAATCAAGATGCATACTTAAAGGTTGCAGGAGGAGTCAAGTTAGATGAACCTGCAATTGATTTAGCTGTAGCCGTCAGTATCGCTTCAAGCTTTCGAGACGAACTATCAAACCCTACAGATGTAGTTATCGGAGAAGTTGGCTTAACTGGGGAAGTACGACGCGTTTCTAGAATTGAACAGCGAGTTCAGGAAGCTGCGAAACTTGGCTTTAAGAGGGTTATTTTGCCTGACAAAAACTTAGGAGGATGGACTGTTCCAGCTGGAATTGAGGTGATTGGAGTATCATCTGTTAATGAGACCTTACAACATGCATTGGGAGGGTAG